A stretch of the Zonotrichia albicollis isolate bZonAlb1 chromosome 31, bZonAlb1.hap1, whole genome shotgun sequence genome encodes the following:
- the LOC106630050 gene encoding uncharacterized protein LOC106630050 isoform X1 — translation MESREGKSPQQDLVEEAVLSNSIVQESNGKEKPQRSRTRRGCKPNPGICEEERPALCQEGGQSFSQSSDMVVTEHHQSREKSYKCGECERSFSHISNLKKHQRIHTGEKPYKCRECGKSFSRSNNLARHENTHDNERPSKRSERGKSFRETSKLNQHKINCSGEQPYVCEECGKNFSQKSNLLRHQKIHTGERPHKCPKCGKSFSQSTHLDVHQCIDTREQPNNCEKCGKSFGKIHNHLCVEIRICDSYKCWTCEKSFSRRSHLIVHMRIHTGQQPYRCEQCGMSFRDRSNLNHHRRTHTGARPYLCEQCGKSFPRGSHLSQHRQKHCHGERRNPKADVTLVAES, via the exons atggagagcagggagggcaaatccccacagcaggaccttgtggaagaggccgttttgagcaaTTCCATAGTGCAGGAATCCAACGGGAAGGAAAAGCCCCAGAGATcccgcacgaggaggggctgcaaacccaacCCTGGGATCTGTGAGGAGGAAaggcctgccctgtgccaggagggtggacagagcttcagccagagctcagacaTGGTGGTCACTGAGCACCATCAAAGCAGGGAGAAGTCATacaagtgtggggaatgtgagaGGAGCTTCAGCCACATCTCCAACCTGAAGAaacaccagaggatccacactggggagaagccctacaagtgtagggaatgtgggaagagcttcagccgtAGCAACAACCTGGCCCGTCATGAGAATACTCATGATAATGAAAGGCCTTCCAAGCGCTCTGAACGTGGGAAGAGCTTTAGAGAGACATCCAAACTAAACCAGCACAAGATAAATTGCTCTGGGGAACAGCCCTATGTGTGTGAGGAATGTGGGAAGAACTTCAGCCAGAAATCCAACCTGCTCCGCCACCAGaagatccacactggggagaggccccacAAATGTCCcaaatgtgggaagagcttcagccagagcacCCACTTGGATGTCCACCAGTGCATTGACACCAGGGAACAGCCCAACAACTGTGagaaatgtgggaagagcttcggGAAGATTCACAACCACTTGTGTGTGGAAATCAGGATATGTGACAGCTACAAGTGCTGGACATGTGAGAAGAGCTTCAGCCGGAGGTCCCACCTAATAGTCCACatgcgcatccacactgggcaGCAGCCCTACAGGTGTGAGCAGTGTGGGATGAGCTTCAGAGATCGCTCCAACCTGAACCACCACCGGCGGACCCACACTGGGGCACGGCCCTACCTGTGTgagcagtgtgggaagagcttcccCAGGGGCTCTCACTTGTCCCAGCACCGACAGAAGCATTG CCACGGTGAGCGAAGGAATCCAAAGGCTGATGTCACCCTTGTAGCTGAAAGCTGA
- the LOC106630050 gene encoding uncharacterized protein LOC106630050 isoform X2, producing the protein MESREGKSPQQDLVEEAVLSNSIVQESNGKEKPQRSRTRRGCKPNPGICEEERPALCQEGGQSFSQSSDMVVTEHHQSREKSYKCGECERSFSHISNLKKHQRIHTGEKPYKCRECGKSFSRSNNLARHENTHDNERPSKRSERGKSFRETSKLNQHKINCSGEQPYVCEECGKNFSQKSNLLRHQKIHTGERPHKCPKCGKSFSQSTHLDVHQCIDTREQPNNCEKCGKSFGKIHNHLCVEIRICDSYKCWTCEKSFSRRSHLIVHMRIHTGQQPYRCEQCGMSFRDRSNLNHHRRTHTGARPYLCEQCGKSFPRGSHLSQHRQKHWLLRHQFF; encoded by the exons atggagagcagggagggcaaatccccacagcaggaccttgtggaagaggccgttttgagcaaTTCCATAGTGCAGGAATCCAACGGGAAGGAAAAGCCCCAGAGATcccgcacgaggaggggctgcaaacccaacCCTGGGATCTGTGAGGAGGAAaggcctgccctgtgccaggagggtggacagagcttcagccagagctcagacaTGGTGGTCACTGAGCACCATCAAAGCAGGGAGAAGTCATacaagtgtggggaatgtgagaGGAGCTTCAGCCACATCTCCAACCTGAAGAaacaccagaggatccacactggggagaagccctacaagtgtagggaatgtgggaagagcttcagccgtAGCAACAACCTGGCCCGTCATGAGAATACTCATGATAATGAAAGGCCTTCCAAGCGCTCTGAACGTGGGAAGAGCTTTAGAGAGACATCCAAACTAAACCAGCACAAGATAAATTGCTCTGGGGAACAGCCCTATGTGTGTGAGGAATGTGGGAAGAACTTCAGCCAGAAATCCAACCTGCTCCGCCACCAGaagatccacactggggagaggccccacAAATGTCCcaaatgtgggaagagcttcagccagagcacCCACTTGGATGTCCACCAGTGCATTGACACCAGGGAACAGCCCAACAACTGTGagaaatgtgggaagagcttcggGAAGATTCACAACCACTTGTGTGTGGAAATCAGGATATGTGACAGCTACAAGTGCTGGACATGTGAGAAGAGCTTCAGCCGGAGGTCCCACCTAATAGTCCACatgcgcatccacactgggcaGCAGCCCTACAGGTGTGAGCAGTGTGGGATGAGCTTCAGAGATCGCTCCAACCTGAACCACCACCGGCGGACCCACACTGGGGCACGGCCCTACCTGTGTgagcagtgtgggaagagcttcccCAGGGGCTCTCACTTGTCCCAGCACCGACAGAAGCATTG GCTTTTAAGGCATCAGTTTTTCTAG